The DNA sequence CCGGCGTATTCGCATTCGTGATGTTGTTGCCGGTAGTATTCAGAGCACTCTGGTGGCCAATGATACCGGTCAGGCCAATTCCTATAAGTCCTGCCATAATTTTACTCCCCGGCTCCATTGCCCATCGAAAGTGTCATCAGCGAATCACGGTTCATAATCTGGTTTATCTTGTTGCCATACTGAGGATCCGTGGCATAGCCGGCTTCCTGCAGTTTTCTGGCAAATACCTCTGGCTGATCAGCACTGTCCAGCACATCCCGGTACCGGGGATTCGATTCCAGAAACTCCACATAATCCCTGAAACTGGCTTCATAATCCGGATAGGCACGGAAATCCGCACGCTCCTTCATAGCCACACCTTCACGGAATTCCGTGGTAGTAATTGTTACAGCATCGCCCTGCCAGCGACTGTCAGCCTTAATACCAAAAAGGTTATAACTGGGTTGATTGCCATCGCCCTGGATCATATGCCGCCCCCAGCCTGTTTCCAGCGCCGCCTGGGCAACCATCAGTTTGGGGTCAATGCCCGTATCTGCAGATATACTCTCGGCAAAAGGCAACAGGGTGCGGACAAAATGCTCTGGGGAATCAAACTGATCAGGTAATACAGAGATATCATCAACCGGCGTCAAAGGCGCTGCATCAGCGACCTCAGCGACTTCTCCAACCCGCTCCGGTAGCCGGGGCGAGATTGCCGGTAAACTGCGCTCGTAGTCAGCCAGTGAGGCTTTGTGGGATGCGAGAGGAGCGCCCTGCTTATTGACGCCCGGAATATCCTCACCCAACTGCCGGACCAGAGCATCAGCAAGTCCGGTTCCCTGCCCGCCAGCCATGGTAAGACTCATCTGGCTGTCAAACATATCGCGGTAGAATTCTGACTGGCCGCCGTTCAGGTAATTACCTTCCGAGAAGACATCCCCCGCCTTACGCATAGACTTCAGCATTTCAGACAGAAAGATACTTTCAAACTGACGTGCGACTTCCTCAAGTGCCGTCTGCTTGTCTTCCCGGGCTCCGGCTTTCAGTGCATTCAGCCCGCTGAAATCTGTATATACCCTGGCCTGCTGAAGCTGATAGTCCTGCATCATGTCACCTAGATAACTATAAGCTCGGCGCGCAGAGCACCAGCCTGTTTAAGTGCTTCCAGTACTGCCATGACATCGCCGGGGGCAGCACCGACCTGATTCACGGCCTGAACAATTTCG is a window from the Marinobacter sp. ANT_B65 genome containing:
- the flgJ gene encoding flagellar assembly peptidoglycan hydrolase FlgJ, which produces MQDYQLQQARVYTDFSGLNALKAGAREDKQTALEEVARQFESIFLSEMLKSMRKAGDVFSEGNYLNGGQSEFYRDMFDSQMSLTMAGGQGTGLADALVRQLGEDIPGVNKQGAPLASHKASLADYERSLPAISPRLPERVGEVAEVADAAPLTPVDDISVLPDQFDSPEHFVRTLLPFAESISADTGIDPKLMVAQAALETGWGRHMIQGDGNQPSYNLFGIKADSRWQGDAVTITTTEFREGVAMKERADFRAYPDYEASFRDYVEFLESNPRYRDVLDSADQPEVFARKLQEAGYATDPQYGNKINQIMNRDSLMTLSMGNGAGE